The following coding sequences are from one Scomber japonicus isolate fScoJap1 chromosome 3, fScoJap1.pri, whole genome shotgun sequence window:
- the LOC128355526 gene encoding serine/threonine-protein phosphatase 6 regulatory ankyrin repeat subunit C-like, with translation MELRKIKDQSPLVQAIFSRNAEEVSFLLSHNEDVNSLDQEQSTPLHTAAYLGDVHIMDILITSGANINTKDQGLLTPLHRAVASRNERAVELLLKHKAEVDTRDSFWHTPLHMAAANWATGSAEALIPHLCSLDVSDRSGRTPLHHAAHSGHEEMVNLLLNKGANVSAKDKKERQPIHWAAHLGHVEVVKLLVSHSADVTCKDKRGYTPLHAAAASGQLDVVKYLLRLGVEADEPNTFGNTALHMACHMGQDTVANELVNYGANINQPNNHSNTPLHLAAASSSGVLCLELLINNGADVNMQNKEGKIPLHMAAMHGRFTGSQILIQNGAEIDCVDIYGNSPLHVAARYGQELLISTLLTNGADKARQGIHGMLPLHMAALNGFPDCCRKLLCNGQFYSMLPSPTSGQTPSFGFDINTPDDDGRTCLHAAASGGNLDCLNLLLNSGVELDVKDNLGRSPLHYTAANGNSQCTITLVRAGSEVNELDLTGCSPLHYAAASHTFCGGETRSEPEYRVEKEHEASLCLDYLLDNGANPTLKNSKGYSAVHYAAAYGNKQHLELLLEISFNCLEEVESNIPVSPLHLAAYYGHCEALSLLCETLVSLDVRDIEGQTALHLASQRGFAPCVEVLLKHQASYTLKEHKHKRTALHAAAAEGQMDCLLLLVNREQSADVIDSPDTQGQTALMLAALGLHTDCVHILLEKGAKADAGDKKGFTALHRAAMLGSDDCVSALLEHGASALCRDSQGRTPLHLAASRGHMELLHSLLKAALEADPLDSMLDYRGYTPVHWAAYHGHEGCLRILLENKLYSNQEGNSFTPLHCALINGQDVAAGLIVKTVGPQFVKISDAKGRTPLHAAAYSGNIAGLQLVLAQGAEVNAVDHCGRSALMVAADCGHTTAVEYLLHKAKQDLTLVDVNNNTALHLACSKGHEMCALLILGEINDSSLINATNSALQMPLHIAARKGLATVVQVLLSRGAAVMAVDEEGHTPALACAPNKNVADCLALILSTMKPFPVREAGAATRFNPILKNCGIAATCGSGGNMCHA, from the exons ATGGAGTTAAGAAAAATTAAGGACCAG AGTCCGTTGGTCCAGGCTATATTCAGCCGCAATGCTGAGGAAGTGTCATTTTTGTTGAGCCATAATGAAGATGTCAATTCATTG GACCAAGAGCAAAGCACACCACTTCATACTGCTGCTTATTTGGGCGATGTCCACATTATGGACATACTTATCACTTCAG GTGCTAATATCAACACTAAGGACCAGGGTTTGCTGACTCCTCTGCATCGAGCTGTTGCCTCAAGAAATGAA agggctgtggagctgctgctgaaacACAAAGCAGAGGTCGACACACGAGACAGCTTCTGGCACACACCGTTACACATGGCAGCAGCAAACTGGGCTACAGGCAGCGCTGAAGCTCTGATACCACATTTGTGCAGCCTGGATGTTTCTGACAGATCAGGAAGGACACCTCTGCACCATGCAGCGCACAGCGGCCATGAAGAG ATGGTGAACTTGCTTCTCAACAAAGGTGCCAACGTGAGTGCCAAAGATAAAAAGGAAAGGCAGCCGATACACTGGGCTGCACACTTAG GACATGTGGAGGTTGTGAAGCTGCTGGTGTCTCACAGTGCAGATGTGACTTGCAAGGACAAACGTGGTTACACTCCGCTCCATGCTGCAGCTGCCAGTGGACAGTTAGACGTGGTCAAATATTTGTTGAGGCTGGGGGTGGAG GCTGATGAGCCCAACACCTTTGGGAACACGGCCCTCCACATGGCGTGCCACATGGGACAGGACACTGTGGCCAATGAGCTGGTGAACTATGGTGCTAACATCAACCAGCCAAATAACCACAGCAACACACCGCTGCACCTGGCCGCCGCCTCCTCCAGCGGGGTGCTGTGTCTCGAGCTGCTCATTAACAATGGTGCTGATGTCAACATGCAG AATAAAGAAGGGAAGATACCTTTGCATATGGCTGCTATGCACGGGCGCTTCACAGGCTCCCAGATTCTTATCCAAAATG GTGCGGAGATTGACTGTGTTGATATATATGGAAATTCTCCTCTTCATGTTGCTGCCAGATATGGTCAGGAGCTGCTGATCAGCACTCTGCTGACAAATGGTGCTGACAAAGCCAG ACAAGGGATTCATGGGATGCTTCCACTACATATGGCGGCGCTGAACGGCTTTCCAGACTGTTGTCGCAAGTTGCTATGTAACG GCCAGTTTTACAGCATGCTTCCGTCTCCAACAAGTGGCCAGACGCCTTCATTTGGGTTTGATATAAACACTCCAGATGACGACGGGAGGACCTGCCTCCATGCAGCGGCCTCTGGAGG aaatCTTGACTGTCTCAACTTGCTGTTAAATAGCGGAGTTGAACTGGATGTAAAGGATAATTTGGGAAG ATCTCCTTTGCACTACACTGCAGCCAACGGGAACAGTCAGTGCACAATAACCTTGGTGAGAGCCGGTTCTGAGGTCAACGAGCTAGATCTGACTGGCTGCAGCCCTCTGCACTACGCCGCTGCTTCACACACTTTCTGCGG AGGGGAAACAAGATCTGAGCCTGAATACAGAGTTGAAAAGGAGCATGAAGCTTCTCT GTGTTTAGACTACTTGCTGGACAACGGGGCGAATCCAACTTTAAAGAACAGTAAAGGTTACAGTGCCGTCCACTATGCAGCAGCTTATGGGAACAAACAGCATCTGGAACTG CTCCTGGAAATTTCTTTCAACTGTCTGGAAGAAGTTGAAAGTAATATTCCAGTCAGTCCTTTGCACTTAGCT GCGTATTACGGTCACTGCGAGGCCCTGAGCTTGCTGTGTGAGACATTAGTGAGTCTGGATGTGCGAGACATTGAAGGCCAAACTGCTCTCCACCTCGCCTCTCAGAGAGGTTTTGCCCCGTGTGTGGAAGTGCTGCTGAAACATCAAGCTTCCTACACACTGAAGGAGCACAAACACAAGAGGACAGCTCTCcatgctgcag CTGCTGAAGGCCAAATGGACTGTCTGCTTTTACTGGTCAACAGAGAACAAAGTGCCGATGTCATCGACAGTCCAGATACACAGGGACA gacGGCTCTCATGCTGGCAGCTCTGGGACTTCACACTGACTGTGTCCACATCCTGCTGGAGAAAGGAGCAAAGGCGGATGCTGGAGACAAAAAGGGCTTCACTGCATTACACCGAGCT GCCATGTTGGGCAGTGACgactgtgtctctgctctgttaGAACATGGGGCCTCAGCTCTGTGTCGAGACTCTCAGGGAAGAACCCCGCTTCACCTCGCAGCCTCCCGCGGCCATATGGAGCTACTCCACAGTTTGCTGAAGGCCGCCTTGGAAGCTGACCCTCTGGACTCCATGCTGGACTACAGAGGCTACACGCCTGTCCACTGGGCTGCCTACCATG GACATGAAGGATGTTTACGCATTTTACTTGAAAACAAACTTTATAGCAACCAAGAAGGAAACTCTTTCACACCATTGCACTGTGCTTT AATAAATGGACAGGATGTTGCTGCTGGACTTATAGTGAAGACTGTTGGCCCTCAATTTGTTAAAATTAGCGATGCCAAAGGAAG GACTCCGCTGCATGCAGCTGCTTATTCAGGGAACATCGCTGGGCTCCAGCTGGTCCTGGCCCAGGGTGCAGAGGTCAATGCTGTGGACCACTGTGGACGCTCTGCGCTGATGGTTGCTGCTGACTGTGGACACACCACAGCTGTTG AGTACTTGCTGCACAAGGCGAAGCAAGACCTGACCCTGGTGGATGTCAATAATAACACAGCCCTTCACTTAGCCTGCAGCAAg GGTCATGAAATGTGTGCCCTGTTGATCCTGGGAGAGATCAACGATTCATCCCTCATCAATGCAACAAATAGTGCTCTCCAAAT GCCCCTTCACATCGCAGCGAGGAAAGGCCTGGCGACTGTAGTGCAGGTGTTACtcagcagaggagcagcagtcaTGGCTGTAGATGAGGAAG GCCACACGCCTGCTCTGGCTTGTGCCCCGAACAAGAACGTGGCGGACTGCCTGGCCCTCATCCTCTCCACCATGAAGCCTTTTCCTGTCAGAGAGGCTGGTGCAGCCACCCGCTTCAACCCCATCCTGAAGAACTGCGGCATCGCTGCCACCTGCGGGTCTGGTGGAAACATGTGTCATGCCTAG
- the npepl1 gene encoding probable aminopeptidase NPEPL1: MANVVLEYKAAAGDSDPQSRPVLIIGQQTNLQQVNWSQIKGKLQPVVTKETWQAALGVLNPNPTDSCPLYLNHATVAALPSRVSRHNSPSSAHFLSRLVRSCLPGGNNRCIVMVCERSDVFASSCAIARAFPIFSRRSTSSRRTEKKHVTVEFVITGQDSNPLDAAELDCLSNAADGVRLAARIVDTPCNEMNTDHFLDEIKAVGTELGITPVIIRGEELKQKGFGGIYGVGKAAEHPPALAVLSHTPDGATQTIAWVGKGIVYDTGGLSIKGKTTMPGMKRDCGGAAAILGAFKATIKQGFKDNLHAVFCLAENSVGPTATRPDDIHTLYSGKTVEINNTDAEGRLVLADGVVYASKDLSADIILDMATLTGAQGISTGKHHAAVMTNSEQWEGACVRAGRSSGDLAHPLVYCPELHFSEFTSAMADMKNSVADRENAQSSCAGLFIGSHLGFDWSGVWVHVDIASPVHVGERATGFGVALLMALFGQASDDSMLNQVSPLGAAANMSEDQMERDCKRRRLV, from the exons ATGGCGAACGTGGTGCTGGAGTATAAGGCTGCTGCCGGTGACTCCGACCCACAGAGTCGTCCTGTCCTGATTATCGGGCAGCAGACCAACCTGCAGCAAGTCAACTGGAGccaaattaaaggaaaactgCAGCCGGTCGTCACCAAAGAG ACCTGGCAGGCGGCTCTTGGTGTTCTGAACCCAAACCCCACGGACAGCTGTCCCCTGTACCTTAACCATGCTACGGTGGCCGCCCTTCCTTCACGGGTCAGCAGGCACAACAGCCCATCTTCTGCCCACTTCCTGTCCCGCCTGGTCCGCTCCTGCCTGCCTGGAGGGAACAACCGCTGCATTGTG ATGGTGTGTGAACGCTCAGATGTGTTTGCGTCCTCCTGTGCCATTGCCAGGGCCTTCCCCATCTTCTCTCGCCGCTCCACATCCTCACGCAGGACTGAGAAGAAGCATGTCACTGTAGAGTTTGTGATCACCGGGCAAGACAGCAACCCTCTGGATGCTGCAGAACTCGAT TGTCTGTCCAATGCTGCGGATGGAGTGAGGCTGGCTGCTCGCATCGTGGACACACCATGCAATGAGATGAACACAGATCATTTCTTAGAT gaAATCAAGGCAGTAGGAACTGAACTTGGAATAACTCCAGTGATCATTCGTGGAGAGGAACTAAAACAAAAAGGGTTTGGAG GTATTTATGGAGTTGGCAAGGCGGCAGAGCATCCTCCTGCATTAGCAGTGTTGAGCCACACACCGGATGGTGCGACCCAAACCATTGCATGGGTGGGAAAGGGCATTGTGTATGACACtggtggactcagcatcaaggGAAAG aCCACAATGCCTGGCATGAAGCGTGACTGTGGTGGAGCTGCTGCCATCTTGGGAGCTTTCAAAGCTACGATTAAACAA GGCTTCAAGGATAATCTACATGCAGTGTTTTGCCTCGCAGAGAACTCAGTTGGACCCACAGCCACACGACCTGACGACATCCACACTCTCTACTCTGGAAA GACTGTGGAGATCAACAACACTGATGCAGAAGGCAGGCTGGTGCTGGCTGATGGAGTGGTGTACGCCAGCAAAGACctgtcagctgatattattcTGGATATGGCCACGCTGACAGGGGCACAG GGGATCTCCACCGGGAAGCACCATGCAGCTGTGATGACTAACAGCGAGCAGTGGGAGGGTGCATGTGTGCGCGCTGGTCGCAGCAGCGGAGATCTGGCTCACCCTCTGGTTTACTGCCCTGAGCTGCACTTCAGCGAGTTCACCTCTGCCATGGCTGACATGAAGAACTCTGTGGCA GACCGTGAGAACGCCCAGAGCTCCTGTGCTGGCCTCTTCATTGGATCCCACCTGGGCTTTGATTGGTCTGGTGTCTGGGTCCATGTTGACATTGCCTCCCCCGTTCATGTT